From a single Lactococcus carnosus genomic region:
- a CDS encoding DUF896 domain-containing protein, protein MVTPQDIERINELARKKKTVGLTADEKVEQAELRQAYISGVKSSLRHHVESIKVVDPDGNDITPEKSKKAQFDKGLRDTL, encoded by the coding sequence ATGGTAACCCCTCAAGATATAGAACGCATTAATGAATTGGCACGAAAGAAAAAAACGGTCGGTCTAACAGCTGATGAAAAAGTAGAACAGGCTGAGTTACGACAAGCCTACATCTCTGGTGTCAAATCAAGTTTGCGCCATCATGTAGAATCAATCAAAGTCGTCGATCCTGACGGCAATGATATCACACCTGAAAAGTCGAAAAAAGCCCAGTTTGATAAAGGCTTACGTGATACTCTATAA
- the glyQ gene encoding glycine--tRNA ligase subunit alpha, which produces MMSKKLSFQEIILTLQNFWSEQGANLMQGYDNEVGAGTMSPYTFLRANGPEPWHAAYVQPSRRPADGRYGENPNRLFQHHQFQVVMKPSPKNIQQLYLDSLAALGINALEHDIRFVEDNWENPSMGAAGIGWEVWLDGMEVTQFTYFQQVGGIEVDSVTSEITYGLERLASYIQEVESVYDLEWGNGVLYGDIFTEPEYEHSKFAFEKIDTDVFLNLFDTYEAQAIKLLDLGLVHPAYDFILKSSHTFNLLDASGAVSVTERAGYLHRVRTMARKVARTFINERAKFGFPLLKDADLRDKYLGENGKYTEVAGGDK; this is translated from the coding sequence ATAATGTCTAAAAAATTATCATTTCAAGAAATTATTCTAACGCTTCAAAACTTTTGGAGCGAGCAAGGGGCAAACCTGATGCAAGGCTACGATAATGAGGTCGGTGCTGGGACGATGTCACCTTATACCTTTTTACGCGCCAATGGTCCAGAACCTTGGCATGCGGCTTATGTGCAACCATCACGTCGCCCAGCAGATGGGCGCTATGGTGAAAATCCAAACCGTCTGTTTCAACATCATCAGTTTCAAGTTGTTATGAAACCGAGTCCTAAGAACATCCAACAACTCTATTTAGATAGTTTGGCTGCCTTAGGAATTAATGCACTGGAACATGATATCCGCTTTGTTGAAGATAACTGGGAAAACCCGTCTATGGGTGCTGCTGGTATCGGCTGGGAAGTTTGGCTAGATGGTATGGAAGTGACACAGTTTACTTACTTCCAACAAGTTGGTGGCATTGAAGTGGATTCTGTGACATCAGAAATTACCTATGGTCTTGAACGGTTAGCTTCATATATTCAAGAAGTGGAATCTGTCTATGATCTTGAGTGGGGAAATGGCGTGCTCTATGGCGATATCTTTACAGAGCCAGAGTATGAACATTCTAAATTTGCTTTTGAGAAAATCGATACAGATGTCTTCTTAAATCTATTTGATACTTATGAAGCACAAGCAATCAAACTCCTTGATTTAGGCTTGGTACATCCAGCCTATGACTTTATTTTGAAATCAAGTCATACTTTTAACTTACTTGACGCGAGTGGTGCAGTTTCTGTAACAGAACGTGCTGGCTATTTACACCGCGTGCGGACTATGGCTAGAAAAGTGGCGCGGACGTTTATTAATGAACGTGCAAAATTTGGCTTCCCATTGCTCAAAGATGCTGACTTACGCGATAAATATCTCGGAGAAAACGGTAAATACACTGAAGTTGCTGGAGGTGACAAATAA
- a CDS encoding CDP-glycerol glycerophosphotransferase family protein, whose translation MTNDYLVEEIFWDNIYIYFKLNKIVPAEIVISMGHTLRYAAFKMTDDQTIFKINVTNFSHRRFIDRGCYAIGYINEMGLFSQFGISKSINRKIKAGELTKIFPYNQGAKLYTLEFLEENRFLMLLSTFWKDGVKQESLNYQHAKMSLTTIHWQDKTLHLTCSDVEEVSVELISFDKLGVKETFGKTSFKNEVVVDFTRDLKVSGKQYFYLASSGSIGESENIETVTIDDKLATGLAKFDRVIRLSDQMTYLVKLFVESIDDEHMTPIVMIAAVAENSHPEKPSYGLTTALNVWFMNSAYLLFSSFMFFKKRHILILSEVSDTLNGNLDFFKNKLYETGQNLDYKIKVMTRETLKQKQSNYKWLKFIWQFAWANYIFLDNYSPTLNYLKVNKQTKIIQLWHAGIGFKAVGYARFGKKGSPHPYLSSHRKYQYALSPSPNAIEIYQEVFGIGQESFLPYGMSRLENFLDDQKINTVRKKYTKAYEQLKNKKIILFAPTYRGEGQRDAYYNFSKIDFDRLNEVLGDDYVFIIKLHPYTNYSQEFYLNKIDYNENRIRYQQRVLPNLEKYQDRIINLTDQYQLNELLYLTDILITDYSSAYYEFTLFDKPIIFYTYDRILYEETRGVHMSVKSSAPGNVCDTFSEVLDVLQHGNFEMDKISDFRKRYFIEDINQASDKIINKLLNLDIKKDRLSR comes from the coding sequence ATGACTAACGACTATTTGGTTGAGGAAATATTTTGGGATAATATTTATATTTATTTTAAATTGAACAAAATAGTGCCAGCTGAGATTGTGATTAGCATGGGGCATACCTTACGATATGCAGCATTTAAAATGACAGATGATCAAACTATTTTTAAAATTAATGTGACCAATTTTAGTCATCGCCGGTTTATTGATAGGGGATGCTATGCAATTGGATATATTAATGAGATGGGGCTATTCAGTCAGTTTGGCATTTCAAAATCTATCAACCGGAAAATCAAAGCGGGAGAACTAACAAAAATATTTCCATATAATCAAGGTGCTAAACTATATACGCTCGAATTTTTAGAAGAGAATAGGTTTCTTATGCTGTTATCTACTTTTTGGAAAGATGGGGTGAAGCAAGAAAGCTTAAATTATCAACACGCTAAAATGTCATTAACCACTATTCATTGGCAAGATAAGACCTTACATCTAACTTGCTCAGACGTGGAGGAAGTCAGTGTTGAACTCATAAGCTTCGATAAACTTGGTGTTAAGGAAACATTTGGTAAGACTTCCTTTAAAAATGAAGTCGTCGTTGATTTTACACGAGATTTAAAGGTTTCAGGTAAGCAATATTTTTATCTGGCATCATCAGGTAGTATAGGAGAATCTGAAAATATTGAAACTGTCACAATTGATGATAAGCTTGCTACTGGATTAGCAAAATTTGACAGAGTAATCCGATTATCTGACCAAATGACTTATTTGGTCAAATTATTTGTAGAGTCAATAGACGATGAACATATGACCCCTATAGTGATGATTGCAGCCGTTGCAGAAAATAGTCATCCAGAAAAACCAAGCTACGGTCTTACTACAGCACTTAATGTTTGGTTTATGAATAGCGCTTATTTACTCTTTAGTAGCTTTATGTTTTTTAAAAAGAGACATATTTTGATTTTAAGTGAAGTTTCTGACACATTAAATGGCAATCTTGATTTTTTTAAGAATAAGTTATATGAAACAGGTCAGAATTTAGACTATAAAATTAAAGTGATGACTAGAGAAACGCTTAAACAAAAACAGTCTAACTATAAATGGCTTAAATTTATTTGGCAATTTGCATGGGCTAATTATATATTCTTAGATAACTATTCTCCCACTTTAAATTATTTGAAGGTCAATAAACAGACAAAAATCATTCAATTATGGCATGCTGGTATCGGCTTTAAGGCAGTTGGTTATGCTAGATTTGGTAAGAAAGGCTCACCACATCCCTATCTCAGTTCACATCGAAAATATCAGTATGCCTTATCTCCTTCACCCAATGCCATAGAAATTTATCAAGAAGTTTTTGGCATTGGTCAGGAGTCATTTCTACCTTATGGGATGAGTCGGTTAGAAAATTTTTTAGATGATCAAAAGATCAACACTGTTAGAAAAAAATACACTAAAGCGTATGAACAGTTGAAAAACAAGAAAATCATTTTATTTGCACCTACTTATCGTGGTGAAGGTCAGCGTGATGCTTACTATAACTTTAGCAAAATCGACTTTGATAGACTAAATGAGGTACTAGGAGATGACTATGTTTTTATCATCAAATTGCACCCTTATACAAATTATAGCCAAGAATTTTATTTAAATAAAATTGATTATAATGAAAATCGTATACGCTATCAACAGCGAGTATTACCTAATTTAGAGAAATATCAAGATAGGATCATCAATTTAACAGATCAGTATCAGTTGAATGAATTGTTGTATTTGACTGATATATTAATAACAGATTATTCTTCTGCTTATTATGAGTTTACCCTGTTTGATAAACCCATTATATTTTATACATATGATAGGATTTTGTATGAAGAGACAAGAGGTGTTCATATGTCGGTAAAATCAAGTGCACCTGGTAATGTATGTGATACATTTTCAGAAGTATTAGATGTGTTGCAACATGGAAATTTTGAGATGGATAAAATTTCTGATTTTCGTAAGCGATATTTTATTGAAGATATCAATCAAGCGAGTGACAAAATCATCAATAAATTATTAAATTTGGACATAAAAAAGGATAGGTTAAGCAGGTGA
- the tkt gene encoding transketolase: MTFDNTDQLAVNTIRTLSIDAIQKANSGHPGLPMGAAPMAYVLWRNFLNVNPATHREWSNRDRFVLSAGHGSAMLYSLLHLAGYELSIDDLKNFRQWNSKTPGHPEVDWTDGVEATTGPLGQGIANAVGLAMAEAHLAATYNRPGYEIVDHYTYALNGDGDLMEGVSQEAASLASQLKLGKLVLFYDSNDISLDGPISKSFPDDIKMRFESYGWQHILVTDGNDLAAIEAAITAAKANLDQPTIIEVKTIIGFGAEKQGTSGVHGAPLGAEGVAFAKKAYGWDYPEFTVPEEVATRFKETLGDRGEALELDWRKTFDAYAKAYPELAKQYADAFNNVTPELELAKYELGTSAASRVTSQETIQQLSQQMPNLWGGSADLSASNNTMVKVETDFEVGNYAGRNIWFGVREFAMAAAMNGIALHGGTRVYGGTFFVFSNYMLPAVRMAALQEVPTVYVFTHDSIAVGEDGPTHEPVEQLASVRAMPNLNVIRPADGNEVIAAWRRAVTETKRPTALILTRQNLPVLDNTAELAEAGVNHGAYVISPEAAGSDLDGIIIATGSEVKLAIDTQAALAASGTNVRVVSMPAQNIFDEQSAEYQAEVLPLTVTKRLAIEAGTSFGWGKYVGLTGKTLTIDTWGASAPGDKVFSEYGFTVDHAVKLYQEL; encoded by the coding sequence ATGACATTTGACAACACAGATCAACTCGCGGTCAATACGATCCGTACGCTATCTATTGACGCCATCCAAAAGGCAAACTCTGGTCATCCAGGGCTTCCTATGGGTGCTGCACCTATGGCTTATGTACTTTGGCGCAACTTCCTAAATGTTAACCCAGCAACACATCGTGAGTGGTCAAATCGTGACCGTTTCGTTTTATCAGCAGGTCATGGGTCTGCCATGCTTTACTCGCTCCTTCATTTGGCTGGTTATGAGCTATCGATCGATGATCTCAAAAACTTCCGCCAATGGAATAGTAAAACACCTGGTCATCCAGAAGTCGATTGGACTGATGGTGTTGAAGCGACAACAGGGCCACTTGGACAAGGGATTGCAAATGCAGTTGGTCTTGCTATGGCTGAAGCGCATTTAGCTGCGACCTATAACCGTCCTGGCTATGAGATTGTTGACCATTATACTTATGCCTTAAATGGTGATGGTGACTTGATGGAAGGTGTTTCTCAAGAAGCAGCATCACTTGCATCACAACTTAAGCTGGGTAAACTTGTTCTCTTTTATGATAGTAATGATATCTCTCTAGATGGCCCAATCTCAAAATCTTTCCCAGATGATATCAAAATGCGGTTTGAGTCTTACGGTTGGCAACATATCCTAGTGACAGATGGTAACGATTTAGCAGCCATCGAAGCAGCAATTACTGCTGCCAAAGCTAACTTAGACCAACCAACGATTATCGAAGTGAAAACAATCATTGGGTTTGGTGCTGAAAAACAAGGGACATCTGGCGTTCACGGTGCACCATTAGGTGCTGAAGGCGTTGCTTTTGCTAAAAAAGCATACGGCTGGGACTATCCTGAATTTACAGTACCTGAAGAAGTAGCGACTCGCTTCAAAGAAACACTTGGCGATCGCGGAGAAGCTTTGGAGCTTGACTGGCGTAAAACATTTGATGCTTATGCAAAAGCCTACCCTGAATTGGCTAAGCAATACGCAGATGCTTTTAACAATGTGACACCAGAGCTTGAATTGGCTAAGTATGAGCTTGGCACTTCAGCAGCTAGCCGTGTGACTTCACAAGAAACAATCCAACAACTGTCACAACAAATGCCTAATTTATGGGGTGGTTCAGCAGACCTATCTGCATCGAACAATACCATGGTTAAAGTAGAAACAGACTTTGAAGTTGGCAACTACGCAGGCCGTAACATCTGGTTTGGTGTCCGTGAATTTGCGATGGCAGCAGCCATGAACGGGATTGCTCTACATGGTGGGACACGTGTGTATGGTGGGACATTCTTTGTCTTCTCAAACTATATGTTACCTGCAGTTCGTATGGCAGCCCTACAAGAAGTACCGACGGTCTATGTGTTCACACATGATTCTATCGCTGTTGGGGAAGATGGCCCAACGCATGAGCCAGTAGAACAACTGGCAAGTGTTCGTGCCATGCCTAACTTAAATGTCATTCGTCCAGCAGATGGTAACGAAGTGATTGCTGCTTGGCGTCGTGCTGTAACAGAAACAAAACGACCAACTGCTTTGATTTTGACACGTCAAAACTTACCTGTTTTAGACAATACAGCTGAATTGGCAGAAGCTGGTGTGAATCATGGTGCCTATGTGATTTCACCTGAAGCAGCTGGCTCAGACCTTGATGGGATCATTATCGCAACTGGTAGTGAAGTGAAACTTGCGATTGATACACAGGCAGCGCTTGCAGCATCTGGTACAAATGTACGTGTTGTATCGATGCCAGCCCAAAATATCTTTGATGAACAATCAGCTGAATATCAAGCAGAAGTCTTACCACTCACTGTTACAAAACGTTTGGCAATTGAAGCAGGTACAAGCTTTGGTTGGGGTAAATACGTTGGCTTAACTGGTAAAACATTGACAATCGACACATGGGGCGCTTCAGCACCAGGTGATAAAGTCTTCAGCGAATATGGCTTTACTGTTGATCATGCGGTTAAACTTTATCAAGAACTATAA
- a CDS encoding CDP-glycerol glycerophosphotransferase family protein, with the protein MNILFISRQSDSVPLDFKLIANKLQEEHEVVFSSKRVEFSLGSFLSYIPIFFEQIRLIRHADVVIIDSYCMPVSLFKYPNKPKVIQIWHAIGLMKKTGYSILGKNEGGHGSLIMRFLKVHHNYDYIFASSESCRQSIAELFDYSEDHIIIQTLPRIDNLFSDTYKKKTTKRLQEKYSFLVNGKKNILYAPTWRSDNDELFANVIDWSNTFDHNKYNLIIKFHPKTLKQFYDSGIELADVIVLEKETSANLAIVCDYLVSDYSSLIYEFISLEKPVFYFSFDLDGYVDERDFYFDYVKEIPGDIYKTALDLNRAIDKECYNLEKANQFFKKYVNISDKGCANQIANFIEGLETVN; encoded by the coding sequence GTGAATATTTTATTTATTTCGAGGCAATCTGATAGTGTTCCTCTTGATTTTAAATTAATTGCAAATAAGTTACAGGAAGAACACGAGGTCGTTTTTTCTAGTAAAAGGGTAGAATTTTCTTTAGGGAGTTTTTTAAGCTATATTCCGATTTTTTTTGAGCAGATTAGGTTAATTCGGCATGCTGATGTTGTCATTATAGATTCGTACTGTATGCCAGTTTCTTTATTTAAATATCCGAATAAGCCTAAAGTTATTCAAATTTGGCATGCAATCGGATTAATGAAAAAAACTGGATATTCTATTCTTGGCAAAAATGAAGGTGGTCATGGTAGTCTAATTATGAGGTTTTTAAAAGTCCATCATAATTATGATTATATATTTGCTTCCAGTGAATCGTGTCGACAATCAATAGCAGAACTATTTGATTACTCCGAAGATCATATTATTATTCAAACTTTACCAAGAATAGATAATCTTTTTAGCGATACGTATAAAAAGAAAACAACTAAACGTTTACAGGAAAAATATTCTTTTCTTGTAAATGGTAAAAAAAATATTTTATATGCACCCACATGGCGATCAGATAATGATGAATTATTTGCAAATGTAATAGATTGGTCGAATACATTTGATCATAATAAGTATAATTTAATCATAAAATTCCATCCAAAGACCTTAAAACAATTCTATGATAGTGGCATTGAATTGGCCGATGTCATTGTTCTTGAAAAAGAGACATCAGCTAACTTAGCTATTGTTTGTGACTATCTGGTCAGTGATTATTCTTCTTTGATTTATGAATTTATTTCCTTGGAAAAACCTGTCTTTTATTTTTCATTTGACTTAGATGGTTATGTGGATGAACGAGATTTTTACTTTGATTATGTGAAAGAAATTCCAGGTGATATCTATAAAACTGCTCTTGACCTGAATCGTGCAATAGATAAAGAATGTTATAATCTGGAAAAAGCAAATCAATTTTTCAAAAAATATGTAAATATTTCAGATAAAGGCTGTGCTAATCAGATTGCCAATTTTATTGAAGGATTAGAAACAGTTAATTAA
- the glyS gene encoding glycine--tRNA ligase subunit beta, translating into MANYLLEIGLEEMPAHLVSAAATQLETRMTDFLSENRLAFETMTQFSTPRRLAVLVKGLADASAAIDEEVKGPSAKIAKDAEGNWSKAIQGFSRGQGVTPDDLVLQGDYYYANKHIAGIATADILTSVGRDVISKMQFSTYMKWANNNFLFVRPIQWIVSLLDAQVVSFDLLDVTADKITYGHRFLFDGQIMLDDALDYAPRLNEAFVVADAAARKAQIEAQIAKIAKDNNWTIYLLPSLLEEVTNLVEYPTAFVGEFDAKYLDVPEEVLVTSMREHQRYFEVRDLSGQLQPNFISVRNGNAVHIDNVAKGNQKVLVARLEDAEFFWKEDQKLKIADLVEKLKKVTFHEKIGSVHAHMHRVKTIAKKIRQAANLSADYDTKLERAADIYKFDLLTGMVGEFDELQGVMGEKYALLAGENAQVATSIREHYLPTSADGALPETEMGAVLAMADKLDTILAFFTVGLIPSGSNDPYALRRATAGILRIIESQNWDIALPSLISELYTLDVDGFTYAKQDEVMQFINGRVAKMLEGVARYDLIEAVLATGSLDVTYLTETAKALDDKVSDADFKTSVENLARVVNLASKLTTTPSVTEATLENEFEKALFTAEQKLVLTGTSAEKLTALFSLSDLITAFFDNTMVMIDDEALKHNRLSLLADIAAKAGQLADFRRILTK; encoded by the coding sequence ATGGCAAATTATCTACTTGAAATTGGTTTGGAAGAGATGCCAGCACATCTTGTCAGTGCAGCAGCTACGCAACTTGAAACCCGTATGACAGACTTCTTATCAGAAAATCGTCTGGCATTTGAGACGATGACTCAGTTTTCGACACCTCGTCGTTTAGCTGTTTTGGTCAAAGGATTAGCAGATGCTTCAGCAGCTATCGATGAAGAAGTGAAGGGGCCTTCTGCTAAGATTGCCAAAGATGCCGAAGGTAACTGGTCAAAAGCGATTCAAGGCTTTTCACGTGGACAAGGTGTCACACCAGACGACCTTGTTTTGCAAGGCGACTATTACTATGCCAATAAACATATCGCTGGTATAGCTACAGCTGATATTTTAACGTCAGTTGGGCGTGATGTCATCAGCAAGATGCAATTTTCAACTTACATGAAATGGGCTAATAACAATTTCTTGTTTGTTCGCCCAATCCAATGGATTGTTAGTTTACTTGACGCACAAGTTGTCTCATTTGACTTGCTTGATGTGACAGCAGATAAAATCACTTATGGCCATCGTTTCTTATTTGACGGCCAGATCATGCTTGATGACGCTCTAGACTACGCACCACGTCTAAACGAGGCATTTGTCGTTGCAGATGCTGCAGCAAGAAAAGCGCAGATTGAAGCGCAAATTGCAAAAATCGCCAAAGACAATAACTGGACGATTTATCTCTTACCTAGTTTACTTGAAGAAGTAACAAATCTTGTGGAGTATCCGACAGCATTTGTTGGCGAGTTTGATGCAAAATATCTGGATGTCCCTGAAGAAGTATTAGTTACCTCGATGCGTGAGCACCAACGTTACTTTGAAGTGCGTGATCTTTCTGGTCAATTACAACCAAACTTCATCTCAGTCAGAAATGGTAATGCAGTTCATATCGACAATGTCGCTAAAGGGAATCAAAAAGTATTAGTTGCCCGTCTTGAAGATGCAGAATTTTTCTGGAAAGAAGACCAAAAGCTTAAGATCGCTGATTTAGTTGAAAAACTGAAAAAAGTAACCTTCCATGAAAAAATTGGCTCTGTTCATGCACATATGCATCGCGTTAAGACCATTGCTAAGAAAATTCGTCAGGCTGCTAACTTATCAGCCGACTATGATACAAAACTAGAACGTGCTGCAGATATCTATAAATTTGACCTCTTAACAGGCATGGTCGGTGAATTTGATGAACTGCAAGGCGTGATGGGTGAAAAATATGCCTTATTAGCAGGTGAAAATGCGCAAGTAGCGACAAGTATTCGGGAACATTATCTGCCTACATCAGCTGATGGCGCCCTACCAGAAACGGAGATGGGTGCTGTGCTTGCCATGGCAGATAAGTTGGATACCATCCTTGCCTTCTTTACTGTTGGGTTAATCCCGAGTGGGTCAAACGATCCTTATGCTTTGCGTCGTGCTACAGCTGGTATCCTACGCATTATCGAGAGTCAAAATTGGGATATCGCCCTACCTAGCCTGATTAGTGAGCTTTATACGCTTGATGTTGATGGCTTTACTTACGCTAAACAAGATGAGGTCATGCAGTTTATTAATGGTCGTGTTGCTAAAATGCTCGAAGGTGTTGCCCGTTATGACTTGATAGAAGCAGTGCTTGCGACAGGGTCACTAGATGTCACTTACTTGACTGAGACGGCTAAAGCCTTAGACGATAAAGTATCTGATGCCGATTTTAAAACATCAGTCGAGAACTTGGCGCGTGTTGTTAACCTAGCAAGTAAATTAACAACAACACCATCTGTAACTGAAGCGACACTTGAAAATGAGTTTGAAAAGGCTCTATTTACAGCTGAGCAGAAGCTAGTCTTAACTGGGACTAGCGCAGAAAAGCTTACAGCCTTGTTCTCACTATCCGATTTGATCACAGCATTTTTTGACAATACCATGGTCATGATCGATGATGAAGCGCTGAAACATAATCGCTTGAGTCTATTAGCTGATATCGCCGCTAAGGCTGGTCAACTTGCAGATTTCAGACGTATCCTGACAAAATAA